The genomic region GGCCTCCACGCCTCGACCGCGCCCGTGTCCAGGCGGACGACCGGCTGGTAGTGGACGACGAGCTGGTCGATCGCGTCGCCTCGCAGCCGCGTGGCGACCTCCAGCCGCCAGCGCGCCGCCTCGCGGAGCCCGGGGAGAGAACAGGTGGACCCGGTCGCGTCGGAGCTCTTCGCCGCGAACATCGCGGCGTCGGCGTCACTGAGCAGCTGGTGCGGGTCGCGCACGTCCGACCGGGACACGGCGACGCCGATGCTCGCCGACAGGGGAACGGAGATGCCGGACGCCGTGAACGGCTGAGGTGAACGTCGTCTGCAGCCGGAAAGCCAGCGCCGCGGCCTCTGCCTGGTCGCAGTCGCGGGCGAGGACGACGAAACTGGTCGGCACCGAGCCGGCCACACGGCGTCGCCCGGTCGCACCTGCTCGGCCAGGCGACCGCCCACCTCGCGCAGCAGCCGGTCGCCGAGCTGGTGGCCGAGGGAGTCGTTGACCGTCTTGAACCCGTCGAGGTCCAGCACCAGCAGTGCGGTGCCCGGGGCGTCGGGGGAGCCCGACGCCAGCGCGTCGGCGGTCATGTCCAGCAACGTGGCTCTGTTCGGCAGGCCGGTCAGCTCGTCGTGGCCCGCCCGCCAGGCGAGCGCCTGCTCGCCCCGCACCCGGTCGGTGATGTTCGTGTGGGTCACCACGATTCGTCGCGACTCCGGAACCCGCGCGGCCTGCAGCCGGAACCAGCTGGTGAACGAGCCGAGCTGGGCGGAAGTACTCGTGGTCGAACGACCCGGGAGGACTCTCCGCGGACTCGGCCTGCAGCCGGTGGAACGCGGCCGCGATCATGGCGTGGTCGCCGGGCCGCAGTCCTCGCGACATGCAGTCCAGATATCCGTCACCGACCCCGCCGGCGTCGATGTCGTTGCTGCGCAGCAGGTCGGCGTCGGCCTCCCAGGCTCGGTTGGTGACCAGGATGCGGCCGTCCTCGCCGACCAGGACGGTGGCCGTCGGCAGGGCCGCGAGGACTGCCGTGAGCTCGTGGAGCGCGGCCTCCCGCTGCTGGTCGGTGCGGTGCCGCGCGTCGATGTCCCGGAAGAAGACGGCGAGCCCGCCCGGGTCGGGAAACGCTCGCACGTCGTACCAGCGGTCCTGCGGCTCGTGGTAGTACTCGAACTGGCGGGGCTGCCGGTCGGCGAGGACGTCCCGGAAGTGCGTCTCGGCGATCGTCCCGCGCGAGGCCGGGAAGACATGGAACGCGTGGTGACCGAGCAGCTTCTGCGCTCGGCGCTCGAGCAGCCTCTCGGCCGCGGCGTTCAAGTACGTGAACCGGCCCTCGTGGTCGAGGCGGTAGACGGCATCGGGGACGCCGGCCAGCACGTCGGGCTGGCTTGGCCGCGGCCCGTCACCGTCTGGTTGCACGCTCCCCCGCCTCGCCCGTTCGTCGTCCGCTCCAGGCGGAAATTCGGTACGGACCCGTCCGGCAGTGCCGCGGTCGCCCGGTGAATGACATCGAGAGTAGTTCCTCGGACGGGTGATCAGACAGCCGCGATCGACGCCCGATCGACGATCGTGCCGGCCGCGGCACCGGCCGGGAGCATCCCGAGCGCGGCACCGCCGCGTTCGCCCAGGCGAGAGGCGCAGAAGGCATCCGCGACGGCCGTCGGCGCGTACCGCAGCAGCAGCGAGCCCTGGAGGCACAGCGCGAGAAGACCGGCGATTCGCCGCGCCCGGAACGGTAGCCCTTCCGCGTCCCCGAGCTCGGCGTGCAGCCGCTTCACCGCGTCGTCGAACCGCTCGTCCGCCCCGCGGGCGAGCTCGATCTCCGCGCTCACCGCGGCCAGCGTGTCCGAGGAACGCCCCATCGCGCGCAGCACGTCGAGCGCGATCACGTTGCCCGACCCCTCCCAGATCGAGTTCAGCGGCGACTGCCGGTAGAGCCGCGGCAGCCCGGAGTCCTCGACGTACCCGTTGCCGCCCAGCACCTCCATCGCCTCGGCGACGACGCCCGGCGCCCGCTTGCACACCCAGAACTTCGCCGCGGCACCCGCCAGGCGCAGGAACGCCGACTCGCCCGAGTCCACCGCCGCCGCGAGCCGGATGGCCAGGGCGGTCGCCGCCTCGCTCTCCACGGCCAGGTCGGCCAGCACGTTCTGCATCAGCGGCTGGTCGACCAGCAGAGCGCCGAACGCCCGCCGGTGCCGGGCGTGGTGGATCGCCTGGGTGAGGGCGGCGCGCACCGTGGCGGCCGAGCCCAGGACGCAGTCCAGCCTGGTCATGTTGACCATCTCGATGATCGCCGGCACGCCGCGGCCGGGCTCGCCGACCAGCCAGCCCACCGTCCCGTCGAACTCCACCTCGCTGGAGGCGTTGGACCGGTCGCCGAGCTTGTCCTTGAGACGTTGCACGTGGAACACGTTCCGGCTGCCGTCCGGAAGTACCCGCGGGACGGCGAAGCACGACACGCCCTCCTCGAGCTGCGCCAGCACCAGGAACAGGTCGCTCATGGGCGCGGAGGTGAACCACTTGTGGCCCGTCAGGCGGTAGGACTCGTCCGGCTCGGCCACGGCGCGAGTGGTGTTGGCCCGGACGTCGGAGCCCCCTTGCTTCTCCGTCATCCCCATGCCGGCGATCAGCCCTCGCTTGGCCGACGGCTCGGTCAGTCCGAACTGGTAGGCCGTGGCGGTGAGCCCCGGCTCGTAGCGCGCCGCGAGCTCGGGGGTGCGGCGCAGCGCGGGGACGGCGGCGTAGGTCATGGTGATCGGACAGGCATGGCCCATCTCGTTCTGGGTCCAGCCGACATAGCCGACGGCGCGGCGCACGTGCGCGTGGGGAAAGCGCGTCGGGGCGGTGGGATCGGCGAACTGTGTCGGGGCGGCGGGGTGGGCGGACTGCGTCGGGGCGGTGGGGTGGGCGGACAGGGCAGCCCACGGTGCGCCGGCCAGGCCGTTCTCGACCGCCGTCCGCATCAGCTCGTGCCAGTAGGGATGGAACTCCACCTCGTCGATCCGGTGGCCGTAGCGGTCGTGGGTCCTGAGCTTCGGCGGATTCTCGTTGGCGACCCGGCCCCACTCCTGCGCCTGCTCGCTGCCGGCCAGCCGCCCCAGGTCGGCCAGCGAATGCAGCGTCGCCTCGTCGGCATGCCGCAGGCAGGCCTCGGCGAGCGCCGCGTCGCCGGCGATCGGATCGTGCCCGGCCGACGGCGGCACCTGGTTGGTCACCTCGTGCGTGGACCCCATGATCGACACCGTACGTGGCCGGGGACACAGCCGGGCGACACTCCCGAGGGGCGGGTCAGGCGGTCGAGCGGAGCCGCTCGGCGATCGACTCGACCGTCTCGACCCGTCCGGTCAGCACGTCGGTGACCAGGGCGATCGCCTCGTCATCCGTCAGCGTCGACGCCCGCCCGCGACGAGCCAGGTACACCGCGGTCGCGGCCCAGCAGAACGGCCGGTTCCCGTGCACCAGCGGCGCCGTGGTGGCGAGGGAGTGCAGCAACGCCGCCGCCCGCTCCTCCACGCTGGGGTAGACGTCGTGTCCGAGCACGCGGGCCTCCACCCGGGCGAGGGCCGCACTGAGCAGTCCGAGGTCACGGACACGGACGTGCGGTCCGACCGTGCGCCGGGCGACCTCCAGGAGATCCTCGAGGCTCAGTCCTGCCATCGGCTCAGCTGCGCCACGGCGCCGGCGTAGCGGCCGAGCTCCTCGTCGATCAGCACGGCGATCGGCACCTCCGGCTCCTGGGCCCGGATGTAGGCCTCCACCGCGCGCCGGGCGACGTCCTGCATCGAGGCGCCCTCGGCGCGCGCGCGACGCCGTAACGCATCGGTCTGCGCCTCGTTGAGTCGCAGTGTCATCGCCATGCCAGGTCGTCCCCCGAACGTCGTAGCGGTTCGTCCGTCAGTGGTATCAGCGTGATACCACGAACGGTAACGGCTCGATTTCGGTAACGCTCTGCAATCCCCCGAACAGGGGTAACGCTGTGACACGCCGCACAGCGGATTGGTGGTGCGCGATCGGGTAGCCCAGCGGACGGACTCGTCCATAACGTCCGCCGCATGACCGGGACCACCGCGACCAGGAACGGCCTCGTGCCGTCGCCTGCCCGCTGGTCCTGGCTCCGCCGCATGACGGCCGTGTGTTTCCTGGGAGCCGGCGCCTACGCCTGCATCGCCGTCTCGACCGACGCCGCCGTCGCCGCCGTCGAAGAGCCGGCGGCCTCGGCGACGCACCACGAACCAGCGCCTGACCAGCGAACATCCCCCGCGTCGAGCACCACGGCCAGCTCTGGGACCACGACGACGACGACCTCGGCGACGGCCACGAGCCCGCAGCCGGAGAAGGCAGAATCCGAGCCGACGGAGCCCACGACGACGTCCGCGCACGCGGCGGAGGCCGCCGCCACGGCCGAGCCGGCTCCTGCTTCGACCACGTCCGAGTCGACGACGACCAGCTCCTCGACCAGCTCCTCGACCAGTTCCTCCAGCAGCTCCTCCAGCGGCTCCTCCACGAACTCGTCGAGCACCAGGACGACGACCACGACGAGCGACGGGACGACGACGTCGCAGACCGTCACCGCCACCTCCAGCAACGGGACGACGACGACGTCGGAGACCGTGACCACCACGTCCGGCAACGGGACGACGACGGAGACCGTCTCCACCACTCCGACCGGCGCCGACGCCACCACGCCGACCGACGAGACCGGCGCCGACGTCGCCACGCCGACCGACGAGACCGGCGCCGACGCCACCGGGACGCCGGAGTGCACCACCGGCGCGGCGACGGACACGGACGCCACCGCCGAGGATGCCGACAGCGCCGTCCCGGCGGCTTCCGCCTGCCAGGCCACCCCGTCCACCGCAACCGTGACGCCGACGACGGCTCCAGGGATCCTGTGCGCGCCGGGGACGACCGCCGGTCAGACGACGATCGCTGAACCGTCCGAGGCCGCAGCCACCGCTACCGCGGACGGTGCCGACGACGCCTCCCCGACCCGGGGCTCCTCGGCTGCCGCCGCACCGCAGCCGATCACTCCGGTGGCTCCGGTGACGACCACCGCAGCGCCGTCGGACCTGCTGGCCGAGCAGGTCGCCACCCCGGCCCCGCAGGCGCCCGCGAGCGCCCCGGTCGTGCCGCAGGCTCCGGCTCCCGCGCCGGCCACCACCACCACCGTCGGCGGCGGCAGCTGCAGCGGCCAGGGTGCGGGGCCGGGTTCCGCCAAGGCGGGCTCCGCGTCAGCCATCGCCGTCCTGGGCTCGCCCTTCGAGGTCTCCCTCGCAGTGAAGGACGCCGCGCCCGCTGCGCCGGCAGAGGGGTCACTCGCCACCGCGGCGATCGACCCCTCCGACCGGCCGGACTGACGCCGCCGCTCCAGCGGCCAGCGTCCGTCCACAGGTGTGCCACGGGGGGCACATCACCGACCAAGTGCAGCCGCCCCAAGCGATCACCCATTCACCCTGCGCGTCACTTCATACCCAACGGTGGCGTGCACACTCGCAAAGGACACGCACGTGAATCGATCCGTGAGAAACGGACTCGCCATCGCAGGCATGGCCGGAGGAATGCTCTTCCTCGGCCAGGCGGCGGCGAGCGCCGACGAGGGCAGCAACAACGCCTCGGCAGGCGACGGCTCCAACACCGTCGCCACCGCCTCCAACACCTCCGACTCCAACGCCACGGGCGGAGACGGCGGCGAGGACGGCAACGGCGGCGACGCCGACAGCAACGTCGACCAGAACAGCGATGCCAGCAACGACGTCGAAAACAACGCCCAGACCGGCGACATCAACGCCGGCGGCGGCACCTCCGCCGTCGTCGTCGTTGCCGGCAACGGCAACCAGGCCGAGGCCGGCAGCGAGGAGGGCGACGTCGACGCCTCGCAGGACGTCCACAACGAGGTGAACGTCGCCTCCGAGGCCGGCGGTGCCCAGGTCAGCGACAGCAACAACGCCGCGGCCGGCAACGGCGCCAGCAACCACGCCGACGCCTCCAACACCTCCGACTCCAACGCCATGGGCGGAGACGGCGGCGAGGACGGCAACGGCGGCGACGCCGACAGCGACGTCGACCAGAACAGCTCGGCCAGCAACGACGTCGACAACGACGCCAGCACCGGCGACATCAACGCCGGCGGCGGCACCTCCGCCGTCGTCGTCGTGGCCGGCAACGAGAACGCGGTCGAGGCCGGCAGCGAGGAGGGCGACGTCGACGCCTCGCAGGACGTCCACAACGAGGTCAACGTCGCGTCCAAGGCCGGCGGCGCCCACGTCAGCGACAGCAACAACGCCGCGGCCGGCAACGGGGCCAGCAACAGCGCCGACGCCTCCAATGACTCCGACTCCAACGCCACGGGCGGAGAAGGCGGCGACGACGGCAACGGCGGCGACGCCGACAGCGACGTCGACCAGAACAGCTCGGCCGACAACGACGTCAACAACGACGCCGAGACCGGCGACATCAACGCCGGCGGTGGCACGTCCGTCGTCGAGGTGATCGTCGGTAACGGCAACACCCTCGAGTGCTACTCCGAAGAGGGCGACGTCAACTGCGACCAGACCATCACCAACATCGTCAACGTCATCTCGCTGGCCGAGGGCAGCGAGCTCACCTGCTCGAACAACGCCTCCGCCGGCAACGCCGCCATGTGGGTCTGCACCGTCAAGCACGACGGCAACGATGACAACGGCACCGACAACGGCAACGGCACCGACAACGGCAACGGCACCGACAACGGCAACGGCAACGGCAACGGCAACGGCAACGGCAACGGCAACGGCAACGGCAACGGTCACCAGCCGGGTCACCAGCCCGCCGTCCAGCCCGCCGGTCACCACCACCACCACGCTGACTGCCCGGAGCACGCGAAGCAGGCGCACGTCGCGCCCGTCAAGCACATGGCTCCGGTCGCCCACCGGGCCGCGATGAAGAACACCGCGCAGCCCAAGGGTCAGCTGGCCTACACCGGTGCTGAGACCACCGCCCCGCTCGCCCTGGGTCTGATCGCCCTCGGTTTCGGTGGCGCCCTCACCTTCGCCGGACGTCGTCGCAGCACCACCGCGGCGGCCTGATCCACCGGCCCGCCGCTCGAAGCACCAAGGGCGGCGGGCCGGGCTCCACCACCAGGACGTCGCCTGCCGGGAAGCAGTCCCCGGCAGGCGGCGTCCGCCCCGCATCTCAGCCGCACCGCCCCTCCGGCAGACAGGATCCGTGGTGAGCAGCGCAGTCGACGTCGAGACCCCGCCACGCGAGATCCGCCCGGACGCCGAGCCCCCTCGCCGCCGCGGCGACTCGATCCGGACCCTCGTCCGTGGCGTGGGACAGACCCTGATCACCTTCGGCCTCGTGGCTCTTCTGTTCGTGGTCTACGAGCTCTACGTGACCGACATCCTCGCCGCGCGGGAGCAGGACCAGCTCACCCAGCAGATCCAGGAGCAGTGGGCGGATCTGCCACCCGCGGACGCACCCACCGTCGGCCCACCCGAAGGCGCCCCAGCCCCGGCACCCGTCCCGGCCCCAGCCCCGGCACCCGCCCCGGCACCCGCCCCGGAGTCGATCCAGGCCGGTCTGGGTGATCCCTTCGCCGTGCTGCACATCCCGCGCCTGGGCGACGACTACGAGCGCGTCGTCGTCGAGGGCACGGCCCAGGTGCAGCTCGCCCAGGGACCCGGCCACTACCTCGACACCGCCATGCCCGGCCAGGAGGGGAACTTCGCGGTCGCCGGCCACCGCATCGGCCGCGGCTCACCGTTCCTCGACCTGGACCGGATGCAGCCCGGCGACGCCATCGTCGTCGAGACGGCCAGCAACTGGTACGTCTACCGGGTGCTCGGCGACGCCGCCACGGGAGACTTCGGCACCGACCCGAGCGGGATCCCGGGCCTCCAGATCGTCCACCCGTCCCAGATCGACGTCATCGCGGCGACGCCGGGCGGGGGCAATGCCTCCGGCGCATACCTCACGCTGACCACCTGCCACCCGAAGTACTCCGCCGCGCAGCGGCTGATCATCCACGCCCGACTGGACGGCGCCCCACTGAGCAAGGCCGCAGCGCCGGACGGCCCGCCCGCGCTGAACGGCTGAACCCACCCGCGCGACCGACCTGACCCGGAGTCCCTGCATGTACACCTGGATCTGGCGGCACCTCCCCGGCAACACCGCGGCCAAGGCGATCGCCGCGCTGGTACTCGTGCTCGCGGTCGCCGTCCTGCTGCTCTTCGTCGTCTTCCCGGAGGTCGAGCCGATGCTGCCGTTCACGAACGTCACCGTCGCCGACTGAGCCCGGCCCGCCCGCTCAGGCCCCCGGACCACCGAGCAGCGACGAGCGCAGCAGGTGCATCGCCATCGTGACGGATCGTTCCCGGACGGCGGACCGTGTCCCGGGGAGCCGCAGGGCGCGGGCCGCACTCCCGTCCGGGCCGGCGACGCAGAGGTGCACCGTGCCCACCGGCTTGTCCGCGGTGCCGCCGTCGGGTCCGGCGACCCCGGTGATCCCGACGCCGACGTCCGCTCCGAACCGGGAGCGGGCACCTTCCGCGAGAGCCACGGCGACCTCCGGGCTGACCGCTCCGTGCTCGGCCAGCACCTCGGCCGGGACGTCGAGCAGCTGCTCCTTCGCCGAATTCGCGTACGCGGTGACGCCGCCGAGCACCCACGCCGACGAGCCGGGGCGCTCGGTCAGCCGTGCGGCCAGCAATCCGCCGGTGCACGACTCTCCCGTCGCGACGGTCCACCCCCGGTCGGCGAACCCACGCGCGACGAGCTCGTCCAGGGTGGGGCCGGTGGAGAACAGCGTGTCGGCGTACTCGTCGGCGAGCACGGTCCCGAGCCGTTCGTAGGCGGGCTGCGCCGACGGCGGGAACCGGGTGACGATCTCCAGCTCGCCGTCGCGCAGGCAGGTGGTGATCTCCAGCCCGCCGAGATCCTCCTCGTGCCTGCGCAGCGTGAGGGCCAGCTGCGCCTCGAGCGTCCCCCACA from Blastococcus colisei harbors:
- a CDS encoding acyl-CoA dehydrogenase family protein, whose amino-acid sequence is MGSTHEVTNQVPPSAGHDPIAGDAALAEACLRHADEATLHSLADLGRLAGSEQAQEWGRVANENPPKLRTHDRYGHRIDEVEFHPYWHELMRTAVENGLAGAPWAALSAHPTAPTQSAHPAAPTQFADPTAPTRFPHAHVRRAVGYVGWTQNEMGHACPITMTYAAVPALRRTPELAARYEPGLTATAYQFGLTEPSAKRGLIAGMGMTEKQGGSDVRANTTRAVAEPDESYRLTGHKWFTSAPMSDLFLVLAQLEEGVSCFAVPRVLPDGSRNVFHVQRLKDKLGDRSNASSEVEFDGTVGWLVGEPGRGVPAIIEMVNMTRLDCVLGSAATVRAALTQAIHHARHRRAFGALLVDQPLMQNVLADLAVESEAATALAIRLAAAVDSGESAFLRLAGAAAKFWVCKRAPGVVAEAMEVLGGNGYVEDSGLPRLYRQSPLNSIWEGSGNVIALDVLRAMGRSSDTLAAVSAEIELARGADERFDDAVKRLHAELGDAEGLPFRARRIAGLLALCLQGSLLLRYAPTAVADAFCASRLGERGGAALGMLPAGAAAGTIVDRASIAAV
- a CDS encoding type II toxin-antitoxin system death-on-curing family toxin translates to MAGLSLEDLLEVARRTVGPHVRVRDLGLLSAALARVEARVLGHDVYPSVEERAAALLHSLATTAPLVHGNRPFCWAATAVYLARRGRASTLTDDEAIALVTDVLTGRVETVESIAERLRSTA
- a CDS encoding ribbon-helix-helix protein, CopG family — translated: MAMTLRLNEAQTDALRRRARAEGASMQDVARRAVEAYIRAQEPEVPIAVLIDEELGRYAGAVAQLSRWQD
- a CDS encoding class E sortase, yielding MSSAVDVETPPREIRPDAEPPRRRGDSIRTLVRGVGQTLITFGLVALLFVVYELYVTDILAAREQDQLTQQIQEQWADLPPADAPTVGPPEGAPAPAPVPAPAPAPAPAPAPESIQAGLGDPFAVLHIPRLGDDYERVVVEGTAQVQLAQGPGHYLDTAMPGQEGNFAVAGHRIGRGSPFLDLDRMQPGDAIVVETASNWYVYRVLGDAATGDFGTDPSGIPGLQIVHPSQIDVIAATPGGGNASGAYLTLTTCHPKYSAAQRLIIHARLDGAPLSKAAAPDGPPALNG
- a CDS encoding competence/damage-inducible protein A yields the protein MSARAGIVVTGTEVLTGRVADRNGPWLAEQLRLLGVDVGHVVVVGDRPEDLRAALGFMAGTGVTLVITSGGLGPTADDLTAQVVGDVQGRPSVVDHALEQRITAIVERLMARRGWRADPAATAAGVRKQAQVPEGATVLEPVGTAPGLVVPPGEGRDGPTVLVLPGPPSELQGMWPAAVAAPAMRVALAGSEELRQETVRLWGTLEAQLALTLRRHEEDLGGLEITTCLRDGELEIVTRFPPSAQPAYERLGTVLADEYADTLFSTGPTLDELVARGFADRGWTVATGESCTGGLLAARLTERPGSSAWVLGGVTAYANSAKEQLLDVPAEVLAEHGAVSPEVAVALAEGARSRFGADVGVGITGVAGPDGGTADKPVGTVHLCVAGPDGSAARALRLPGTRSAVRERSVTMAMHLLRSSLLGGPGA